One part of the Mycolicibacterium aromaticivorans JS19b1 = JCM 16368 genome encodes these proteins:
- a CDS encoding anti-sigma factor family protein, whose amino-acid sequence MNARGMDCNELVELVTAYLDGSLDSTDRARFDEHLLDCDGCENYLQQFRVTIATVGRIRHEHIDHDFRAKLLNAFRDWR is encoded by the coding sequence ATGAACGCCCGGGGCATGGACTGCAACGAATTGGTCGAACTCGTCACCGCCTACCTCGACGGATCACTTGACTCGACGGACAGGGCAAGGTTCGACGAGCACCTGCTGGACTGCGACGGGTGTGAGAACTATCTGCAGCAATTCCGGGTCACGATAGCGACGGTGGGGCGCATCAGGCATGAACACATCGACCACGACTTCCGGGCCAAGCTGCTCAACGCGTTCCGCGACTGGCGCTGA
- a CDS encoding RNA polymerase sigma factor: MAGTEDDESALVAALRAGDEPSFARLVDRYTPALLRVARGYVRTHESAEEVVQETWIALVKGIEKFEGRSSLRTWLFTVMINIAKTRGVRDRRDTEAEVAAAGGTVDPDRFRPAGDREWPGHWKDDRAPVPFPNTPEDTVLEAEFLDLARRELDKLPERQRMVVTLRDLLGFDSGEVCELLGLSVANQRVLLHRGRAGIRQALEDYVREVR, encoded by the coding sequence ATGGCCGGGACGGAAGACGACGAGTCAGCACTCGTCGCAGCACTGCGGGCCGGCGATGAGCCGTCGTTCGCCCGGCTGGTCGACCGCTACACGCCCGCTCTCCTGCGGGTGGCTCGCGGTTACGTCCGCACTCACGAATCGGCTGAAGAGGTGGTCCAGGAGACCTGGATCGCGCTGGTCAAAGGCATCGAGAAGTTCGAAGGCCGATCATCGCTTCGCACTTGGCTTTTCACGGTGATGATCAACATCGCCAAGACTCGCGGCGTACGAGACCGACGGGACACCGAGGCCGAGGTGGCCGCGGCGGGAGGCACAGTCGACCCGGACAGATTCCGTCCCGCAGGCGACCGAGAGTGGCCCGGACACTGGAAAGACGACCGGGCACCTGTCCCGTTCCCCAACACTCCCGAAGACACGGTGCTGGAAGCAGAGTTCCTCGATCTCGCACGTCGCGAATTGGACAAGCTCCCCGAGCGGCAACGTATGGTCGTCACCTTGCGAGACCTACTGGGATTCGACTCTGGTGAGGTGTGCGAGTTGCTGGGGCTCAGTGTGGCGAACCAGCGCGTACTGCTGCATCGCGGTCGCGCCGGGATCAGGCAGGCGCTCGAGGACTACGTGCGGGAGGTGCGATGA